In the Pocillopora verrucosa isolate sample1 chromosome 4, ASM3666991v2, whole genome shotgun sequence genome, tcaagagcttttttagttggtgatcattttcataTTCTTATAACcctgatgtttgattcaggggtgatatatTGGTAGGGAGActgtcagtcactcttaggggtcaaaagaTCACTATCTCAGATAAGATGAAATTATGTCAACACTTTCCCATTTAAATCGACTTTTGCGGTTGAACTTACCCATGGCAATGAAGATAGTACTGTGTACACAAACCAGTCAGACCGGGCCTAAAACATATTAAACAGGCAATAGTATTTTCCCATTGAAAAGATAATTCTGTCAGGACAATGTGTAAGATTTACTGATCATTCACAATAAAACAATCATTACCATTACTTTCAGGATTATCATTAATatcataaataatatttatgttaccataaatattacaaaatgcATCATGAAATTAGATGTGATCGCAGATTTAAAGGGATGACAACTTGCAGAGTGAACGGTTCAAATCAAATGACTAGGAATCATCTTATGAAAGTAATGAAAGCACATTATACAGCAAAGAATAAGAAAACctttaagcaaaaaaaagtgaagaattttcTTATAAATGGTAAACAAAATTCTTTACATGGAATGCTTTTTTAAGGTATAACATGTACAAAAACAAGGATGTTTTCACCTGTGGAGCATTGTCCTCCATAGTAGCAGCCAGGAACTTATCAAAAAACTCCAGCAGTCCACTATGCATGAGAACTCTGCAGTTAACGAGATCAGCAAGAAACCGCACCTagtaaaaacaataaatgtCAAAACTGTacaatttgattaaaaacacTTTGATTACATGCAAGAGAAATAATAGTGTGTCAAGAGATTCAGATCCTACTTATGGTGATTAGGATCCTTAAATCAGACCAGACTGAAAGGTTTAGACGTAAGTACTTGCTGGGTTGCCTGTGTTCTGTGCTTCTGTAACCCAATCTTTCCCAAAACCTAAGGATATGGGTTATAGTACTGAATTATCAGGAACCAAGAGGGGTCAAGGGTTACTTGCAACAAACTAGCATTAACACTCCAAGTTACTCCACATCAGTGGCAACCCACAAAAGAtcagttaaaatgaaattaataaataccctagaaataaatatatcaaaagCTAATTGATTACCATTAATCTAGCTCTATCAAATTGAGCAGCAATCAGCACTTCCTTGAGGTTTTCCAAAATCATGTCTAGGAACTAAACAATAGATTGAGCCATTAGTATCCAGCAGAAAGTGGGTTAAACTGGAAAAACAGCTCACTAAGGACATTTCTTTTCTGATCTATGTATAATCAAAATCAAAACCTCAGTTGGCAATTTTTTGTGTAAACTTGatgaactgaaacaaaaaacttgagTTGACAGAGTACCTCCTCTCCACAGCTGTAACTCTTTGCATTTAAAAGTCCAACAAGTGTGCTGTAGATAGTGATTTTCTCTGGTAGATTTGTAGCACTGAAAGCATAAATTCACATGCGAATTTCAAGCTTGTAAAACTGAACAAAGAAAAGTGAGAAACACACTGaagttttgataaatttacaaTGTACAACACAAGTAAAACCATAGAAGTGCTTTTCATGACTAACAAAAAATGTGACGctctttaaattttgttgcttCAAAAGTCATGGATCAATCAGCGCAACTGTTTTATTGCTCTGCTTTCCAGTGCTTTAGACGAACAGCCAATTAAGTCTTTCTTTGCAGGGATCACCAATCAGTTTCCTTTGACCAATAAATTTACATGTAACAGTTAGCTAACAGCCCCCAAAAGGGAAATCAACCAAGATGCCATATCAGAATGCACAAGATATGACACGGTATTACATTGTTATGGCATAGTAGTGGAATAATAAACTCTTGTGTagccaatcaaaaaaaaaaaatatgctatGGTTTCTTACCAAGTGCAAATAATCTTCAGGATACGTTCTTTATAATTTGGCAGATCAGCTTCTAGCACATTGGCAAGACCTTCCAGATTGCTTTCAAGCGATGAAGTACTCTGTATCAAGAGATAAATTCAAAGAAAGGTATTTCTAATAGACAGTGAAAGTTTAATATACATGTATTGCACTGAGAGCTTGTACCTTTTCTCCAACACGTGTAATGAGGGATTCTAACCGATCTTCAATATCCACAGTTTCAgttgttcttcttcttttgcGTGCTCTCCCATCTGAGAATTTACAGGAACAAAAAGCATTACATAAAGTATCAATAACAAACCATTTAAGTCACAAACTCATTCTTCAAAGCAATAAGGACAGATGTCATAACACTCCCTTGAGAACATGAAGgtactaaaaatgaaaaacatctAAATTTACTGTACATGGTGTATCTCAAGATAAATGGTCCTGAAGCATGGACTTGGCAATATGAAAGGTTGGAGTCGTAATAAAACTTATTAATTATCTTTAGAGTTTATGAAATTGTCAGTCAACTGTTACATTTAAATTAGTTGGTCAAAGGAAACTGATTGGTCATCCCTGAAAAGAATGATTTAATTGGCTGTACATCTAAAGCAGGGTCCATCAGTGTTAAATCGCTGATTTTGAAAGTTATCGTGGCACCCAGATATAAAATGGTCCAATGAGGCCCACCTTGTCCGCACACTTCAAAGAATGGGAACATGGGAACTAACATATGATGATTCGgtgacaaaaacaaaccaacgaaaaaaaacaccacaatagaagaaaaataacatCAGCAAGTGGCTCTGCATcctattgtttaaaaaaacaaaatattttctatcTCGCCAGCCTTTCCAAGCACAAAAGCAAGACACACAGCTGACAGTAGAAATCCTTAGTGAGAAAAACAACGATGAGCCACTCGTCCTCGGCTTCTTCTTTAGATCAACAGTTTTGTTCCCCACCATTTTCACGTCGTCTTTGAATCAGGAATCGGAAAAGTAAAACACTTCGAGGCTGTCGCATGTAAAGAAGATATAATCTTTATCTGTAGTACAGCAGATGAATTAAACGTGACAACTTAGAGTCACCATCGCACGAGCACCTCAACAAAGGGGAACTCTAATAAATACATCACACGAGAAAGGAAATAAGAGCAAACCTTCTTCTTCACTATAATATCTTCTTTTCTCTCTTGACATGGTTTGAGCTCCAAGCTTTTCTAGTAAGCTAGAGAAGACGAGAGAAGACAAACTCTCGGTGAATGCTTTTGAGCGTTGCTCCTTGTGTTACCGTTTCCGCACGGATAGCTACGTCGTATATTGTTACTATAGTGTACCACCAACGGTTACTCGCCTCGTTCTCCATCTCCCTCACGACATGAGTAAAAGGCTCGGTGTCTTAGTTAATACAAGATGGCGACTATTTTGCAAGGTAGGGTTGTGGATTTGTAGCTTCAGTAAAGGGAAGAGTGGAACGAATTGTGCGAATTTTCGCGAAGCTTCCCaagaaattaaatataaaagtTTCGAGGTAGTATAAAAGTTTTGGTCACAAGTGATCTGGGGTTCAGGAGAGGTAGATCAACTCTACTCAGCTGTAAAACATGAAATGACGGTGGTTGAATCGCTGAAGTAAACTGCTTCGCCAATGACATCAGTTCATATTTGGGCGATATTTCCGTATAGTTCCATGCTTAATTATgcatataattattttataaacaaacCAATGAGGGAAAATTCAAATAAGTGGCCCTATATTCTGTAGTTTTACTGGAAAAAACAACCGTTTTCTTATTGTGATCTGACTAGAGATCTGAGATGGTTATCTCCACGAGATAGAGACAAGGTAAAACTTAAAAATACAGGGCCACTTATTTGCATGTTGTTGAATCATACATGAATGGAATTGCATGTCATCTCTCTTGAAGGATTGTTTAGAAGTCGCTTTCAAGTACTTTCAAGTCGGCAATTTTGGTTTGGTGAAGTTCAGAGTTTTCATCCTATTTCTTGGTGTGTTTTTCAAGCACTTTTTGGGAATGACAGAGCAAGAATACTACAAAGTAATAACATACTTCCTGGTAGAAGGtaatttctttgctttgtaGGGTTTAGAACAAAGggttgtgaaaatttacataatcatGTTTCAGCTCTTTACTGTGAAACTTAGGAAACCATCTGAGAAAACTGTGATTTGATTCTAAGTAGTCTGTCATAACCAATCGCAACAAATTTCAAGACCTTCCAGGACACCTCAAAACAACCAACTTCTTAACTTTTTTCTAGCAGTTTAATACTCAAGGCTTACTGGTTTTTCTGTAACCCTTTAGCTTGCAGAAGTGATTAAAGTGTAACCTCTCCCTTTAGTATCCATAAattgtccagcaaacaggttaagagaattctcaaatttatcaggtggAAATTGTTATCGTGTTCTAACATAAAATTGTTGTAACCTATTTAcaagcagctagaggggagacTTAACAATTACATCTTGGGAATAATTAATTCTGTGTTTACAATTTTCTGTTTCCTATACTTGTAGTAAAGATACAAGGTTTGGGTGTGGAGGATAGATTGAAATAATGGGATTACAAAATCTTTAGtttcaaaaaaacaataaacaaagaGCAAGAAGCACACTCAGGCTGTACATATCTTATGCAAACAACTACATGTAATTCTAGTTGGCACTAGTGTGAACTTTTTTCCATCTGTTTAGACACAAAAAAATCCCAGGAAAGATATTTGgattttgttaaactttttaGGCTTTCATAAGCTAGAAACTGTGTTATACTTGCAAAATAAGGGCTTGATTGCCAATATGATATTGGAAGTAAATTCTTTACAAACCCTCTtcatcctaacatcagtgtgcatactctccatactgttctttataaatttccattGGTACTGCcatgaagaatttgtttaacaatcaagagcttctttagttggtgagaATTCCCTttacattttgattttaatttttgattcaccAGTGATACTGTAAAGATAAATTAGCTACATTGCTGAAATGACTTTTCATTTATAGATCAGCAGGGTCATATTTGGACATAAAGAAGCATCACAGGGCATATGGCTCtcaaatattaaaattcaaTCATCTTCCTGTGATACATATCAAAGCAACATTTAACAATACAGTCATTACAATATTGGACAAAAATGGTGAGAGATGGTTAACAAGTTATTGTATCTTTTCATTGTCAATAtctgtgatttcttttttattttttttctgttgaaaacattattacttttattttttagaaaaaacgTTGGGATGGGTTTCAGCGGTAAGTAAGTGAACATGGTTGCTCACACTCAATAAATTTTCCATtagattttgattttaagaaaaattttttttctgtgttgtgaATGTCAGGGAACAGAGGGATTCAAGAATGCAAGGGGAGGAAGTTCTACAGCAGCACGACAGGCTGGAATAGCAGCTGCTCAGGTAAGATTTTTGTAAGCTCTCTTTACCTAATGAATAatgggcggggggggggggggactttcGTAAGAAACTGTGATGTGTCTTTTGGGGATATGAAAAGATAGTTTGGTTTTAATATCTGAGTTGATCAAATACattggccactgtgaagagtttctaaagctgatgtttcaagcagtAGCTCAGGCTAAAACTTACAAAatcagcttaagaaactctcTACAGTGGGAAGAGTTAACAGTGTtgactcagttgttaaaaccaaattatcttctttACTTAGATTGAAGTCTATTAAATTTTCATCCCCTGATGGAATAAAAAAGTGATAAAAGGcctttaataataattttgttctataatttttggaattttctaCTTATATTTATTTAGtggtaataaaaattaaaatatttttatgatagtgcaatgataatgataatcaaAGGGCTTATGAAGCAGCATTTCCCACACACTAAGGTGAAATAACTATTATTTATGAGGTTCTtttacattttgatttgattatTTTTGGTTTACAGTGTCTATTTACTTTTCTCTTGAAATTCAGAAAGCAATTTCATTAGGAGTAGACAAAGCACGAATAAAAATCCGTGGTATTGGAACTGGACGACAGGTATTTACAGTGTATTTCCCAAATAGCATAAATTTCTCTTCTTAGAATACTGTATGAAAATCTGTTTGAAATCTCCTTGTTTTTTGGCAAAGTCCTTCCCATGAGTAAAATAGAGTCTGTGGTGTGTTTTACTCTTTTTAAGGACTACGCTGTAAAAGAGGGACTACCCATAGTCTATATTTCCCAGTTTCAACGCTATTGCatccttgtttttgtttgaaacaGATCTGTGGTACCCTTATACTCTTTTTCTTGTTATCTTTAGGGTGCAGTAAATGGCATTGTATTTGCTGGAGTGGACGTGGTCTCAGTTACAGATGTGACCCCTGTTCCTCATAATGGCTGTAGACCCAGAAAAGTTAGAAGAGTGTAAAGTGacaaagtattaaaaaaagttcTCAATTTGAGGCAGATTGTGGTTTGTTCTTCTAAACA is a window encoding:
- the LOC131779999 gene encoding uncharacterized protein; protein product: MATILQGLFRSRFQVLSSRQFWFGEVQSFHPISWCVFQALFGNDRARILQSNNILPGRRSAGSYLDIKKHHRAYGSQILKFNHLPVIHIKATFNNTVITILDKNEKTLGWVSAGTEGFKNARGGSSTAARQAGIAAAQKAISLGVDKARIKIRGIGTGRQGAVNGIVFAGVDVVSVTDVTPVPHNGCRPRKVRRV